The genomic DNA ACAGCCACGCTTCTGGCTTACCGATTGTTGTGCTGACAAATACGAATGACGATGAATTAGCGATAGAAGCAGTCCGACAAGGGGCACAAGATTATCTGGTTAAGCGCCAAGTTAATGCAGAGGTGCTAGTTCGCTCTTTGTGCTATGCAATTGAGCGAAAGCAGGTTTCGGAAACATTACGAACAGTCAATGAGGCGTTAGAAATCCGAGTTCAGGAACGAACGGCTGAGCTAGTTAAAGCCCAAGAAATTAATCAGTCTAAATCTGAATTTGTTTCTATGCTTTCTCACGATTTCCGCAATCCTCTGAATAGGATTCTCCTTTCTGCTGGATTGCTCCAAGACTACGACCAAAAACTAAGCGATGAGAAGAAAAATACTCATCTCAAACTGATTCGTTCAGCAATCAAAAATCTGGCTCAGCTATTAGATGAAATTACATTCATCGGGAAAGCTGATTCAGGGCAACTTCAGTGTCAACTGATTCCTCTAGATTTGAAATCATTCTGCTACAAATTGGTCGAAGAGTTGCAACTCTTTACAGTTGAAAAATATCAAATTATTTTCACCTGTCAAGAGGAATTGGGAGAGGCGTTATGGGATGAAACCCTACTGCGGCATATTTTAGACAATTTACTCGCTAACGCGATTAAGTATTCACCAGAAGGCGGCACAGTGCGTTTTGAACTAAGCAGCCAC from Coleofasciculus sp. FACHB-1120 includes the following:
- a CDS encoding hybrid sensor histidine kinase/response regulator, which translates into the protein MPGSSIKILLIEDNLAEARFMQELLKQAKFKQFSLVHVKRLREALNRLNEDCFDVILLDLTLPDSQGLCSLAPLNSHASGLPIVVLTNTNDDELAIEAVRQGAQDYLVKRQVNAEVLVRSLCYAIERKQVSETLRTVNEALEIRVQERTAELVKAQEINQSKSEFVSMLSHDFRNPLNRILLSAGLLQDYDQKLSDEKKNTHLKLIRSAIKNLAQLLDEITFIGKADSGQLQCQLIPLDLKSFCYKLVEELQLFTVEKYQIIFTCQEELGEALWDETLLRHILDNLLANAIKYSPEGGTVRFELSSHEKTVIFQIQDQGIGIPKEDQPRLFQPFNRARNVGTIPGTGLGLAMVKKCVEAHGGEISMKSEVGVGTSFTVTLPLIGEAASLDRGA